A single genomic interval of Aureliella helgolandensis harbors:
- the tssF gene encoding type VI secretion system baseplate subunit TssF → MSDTLYRYYEDELASFQQESREFAERYPSAAGRLQIDQGQTADPHVERLIQSFSFLNARIRKKLDDDFPELTDALLSILYPHFMAPIPAMTTLQFHGEPANLQASGMAIERHSALHTQPVHGLPCKFRTCYPVELWPVEIENAQLVSAPFADDLDLPSNAMAALKLQIKCTGGMRFEDLSLEKLRLHIDGDSRLVGKVHEMLLNRTIGVSVRATHDTAGKSQIQLDPEECLFPVGFEAEDAILPFPKNSFVGFQLLSELFSFPGKFAYVDLGGWQQVREAQLGTQVEVTFYLSEAQERLEREVNRNTFRLGCTPVVNLFERICEPIQLSHKDYRYKIVPDVHHPKGMEIYSVNTVKSADPHVDRDLKPFYSFHRPGRSNATEAYWFTTRTSSLIAGDLGTDVHLHLVDPDFDPHLPAEAALTVIATCTNRDLPLQLQSYHERLSFELESAIPLRGITNLQHVTSPLRAPMRRKAHWSLVSHLTLNHLSITDSDEGVESLRQMLRLYDFSDSNSNSKLTAVNRQMVEGILSVSNRRVTRRIGKADESAFCRGLEITLELDEEKYIGVGAFLFSCVMRHFFAKYASINSFTELLAKTKQREAPLRHWSPLLGAEHL, encoded by the coding sequence ATGAGCGATACGCTGTACCGATACTACGAAGACGAGCTAGCCAGCTTTCAACAGGAATCGCGTGAGTTCGCGGAACGCTATCCTTCCGCTGCTGGTCGTCTGCAAATCGATCAAGGGCAGACCGCTGATCCTCATGTTGAACGCCTCATCCAGTCTTTCTCGTTCCTGAATGCCAGGATTCGGAAGAAGCTCGATGACGATTTCCCAGAATTGACCGATGCACTTTTGTCGATTCTGTATCCTCACTTTATGGCGCCGATCCCCGCGATGACGACGCTGCAATTCCACGGTGAGCCAGCTAACTTACAAGCCAGCGGGATGGCGATCGAGCGTCATAGTGCACTGCACACGCAGCCCGTCCACGGTTTGCCATGCAAATTCCGAACCTGCTATCCTGTCGAATTGTGGCCTGTGGAGATCGAGAATGCACAACTCGTTTCCGCTCCGTTTGCCGACGATCTTGATCTGCCTAGCAATGCGATGGCAGCCCTTAAGTTGCAGATCAAATGCACCGGCGGGATGCGTTTTGAAGATCTCTCACTGGAGAAGCTACGACTGCACATTGACGGCGATTCTCGCCTTGTGGGAAAAGTCCATGAAATGCTGCTCAATCGTACGATTGGAGTAAGCGTCCGCGCGACGCACGACACCGCAGGAAAAAGTCAAATTCAATTGGATCCCGAAGAGTGTCTGTTTCCCGTCGGCTTCGAAGCCGAAGATGCGATTCTCCCCTTCCCCAAAAATTCGTTTGTTGGGTTCCAACTCCTCAGCGAGCTATTTTCCTTTCCCGGAAAATTTGCCTATGTCGACCTAGGAGGTTGGCAACAGGTGCGAGAGGCACAACTTGGAACTCAAGTCGAAGTGACTTTCTATTTGTCGGAAGCCCAAGAGCGATTAGAACGCGAAGTCAATCGAAACACTTTTCGACTTGGCTGCACACCGGTGGTCAACCTGTTCGAACGGATCTGTGAACCAATTCAGCTATCGCATAAGGATTATCGCTACAAGATCGTTCCCGATGTCCACCATCCCAAAGGCATGGAAATTTACTCAGTCAATACGGTCAAGAGTGCCGACCCGCACGTGGATCGCGATCTCAAACCGTTCTATTCATTCCATCGTCCAGGTAGAAGCAATGCGACCGAGGCGTACTGGTTTACCACTCGCACCAGCTCTTTGATCGCCGGTGATCTGGGTACCGATGTTCACCTACATTTGGTGGACCCCGACTTCGACCCACATCTTCCCGCCGAAGCAGCTTTGACGGTAATCGCTACCTGCACCAATCGCGACCTACCGCTGCAATTGCAGAGTTACCACGAGCGACTCTCCTTTGAACTGGAATCCGCAATTCCATTGCGAGGAATCACCAACCTTCAACATGTCACTTCGCCATTGAGAGCTCCCATGCGACGCAAGGCGCACTGGTCCTTGGTCTCTCACCTAACGCTCAATCATTTGTCGATTACCGATAGCGATGAAGGTGTAGAGAGTCTTCGTCAAATGTTGAGACTCTACGATTTCTCCGATTCCAATTCCAACAGCAAACTCACGGCGGTCAATCGCCAGATGGTGGAAGGCATTCTCAGCGTCTCGAATCGCAGAGTGACGCGTCGTATTGGCAAAGCCGATGAAAGCGCTTTTTGCCGCGGTCTCGAGATTACGTTGGAACTCGATGAGGAAAAATACATTGGAGTGGGCGCATTCCTGTTCTCGTGCGTGATGCGACATTTCTTCGCCAAATATGCATCCATCAATTCCTTTACCGAATTGCTCGCCAAGACTAAGCAACGCGAAGCACCGTTGCGACATTGGAGCCCATTGCTTGGAGCGGAACACTTATAA
- the tssE gene encoding type VI secretion system baseplate subunit TssE: MYGPASQAMVPSVLDRLVDASMYHDSNAWYDEKELLASVQRDLENLLNARQTNTATLKYPKLNESIINFGLPDVSGFDMETPASRARFFRTVESVIRTFEPRVSDVQVAFIESSEQSLTKMQFRINAKLKVDQAREFAFDTTLQLSTGHFHVESEVDTRSPKL; the protein is encoded by the coding sequence ATGTACGGACCAGCATCTCAAGCGATGGTACCCTCCGTTTTGGATCGATTGGTCGATGCAAGCATGTATCATGATTCCAACGCTTGGTACGACGAGAAGGAACTCCTGGCTTCTGTCCAGCGCGACTTGGAAAATCTACTGAACGCCCGACAGACCAATACGGCCACGCTCAAGTATCCCAAGCTCAACGAATCCATTATCAACTTTGGGCTGCCCGATGTATCCGGCTTCGATATGGAGACCCCCGCTTCGAGAGCACGGTTCTTCAGAACGGTGGAATCGGTCATCCGTACTTTCGAACCGCGTGTCTCCGACGTGCAGGTTGCCTTTATTGAGAGTTCCGAACAAAGCCTGACCAAAATGCAGTTTCGCATCAACGCCAAACTGAAAGTGGATCAGGCCCGCGAATTTGCCTTTGACACAACGCTGCAGTTGAGTACGGGGCACTTTCACGTTGAATCGGAAGTCGACACGCGATCCCCCAAGCTCTAG
- a CDS encoding Hcp family type VI secretion system effector, translating to MSVDYFLKIDGIDGDSHDDKHANEIEIISYDWTESQNGSFAQGGGGGAGKVHMEAFKFVMPTCKATPKLMLFCASGKHIPSATLNCRKAGGDQQEFYSIKMSEIVVSKFRTMSHPSSDSVTQDDKVEGRPTDEICFSFGKIEFEYKPQKADGALDTPVKAGYNLVANKTV from the coding sequence ATGTCAGTTGATTATTTCTTGAAGATTGATGGTATTGACGGCGACTCGCATGACGACAAGCACGCCAATGAAATTGAAATCATTTCCTATGACTGGACTGAATCCCAGAACGGTTCCTTCGCACAAGGCGGCGGGGGCGGAGCCGGCAAGGTCCACATGGAAGCATTCAAGTTTGTCATGCCCACGTGCAAGGCAACTCCCAAATTGATGCTGTTCTGTGCCAGCGGAAAGCATATTCCTTCCGCGACTCTGAACTGCCGCAAAGCGGGCGGGGACCAACAGGAATTCTACTCCATCAAGATGAGCGAGATCGTCGTCTCCAAATTCCGTACGATGAGCCATCCCAGCAGCGATAGCGTGACGCAAGACGATAAGGTCGAGGGCCGGCCTACCGACGAAATCTGCTTCAGCTTCGGTAAGATCGAGTTTGAATATAAGCCACAGAAAGCCGACGGAGCGTTAGACACTCCCGTCAAAGCTGGCTACAACTTGGTCGCTAACAAGACCGTCTAA
- the tssC gene encoding type VI secretion system contractile sheath large subunit, which produces MSSELQEQSDAGGVAVEDASLLDQILVETRAMDSTERDLNRTYIEEYLRKVTSGQAVSKDVIANINYWIASIDQKLSSQLNEVMHSEAFQKIEGTWRGLHYLVHQSETGSSLKIRVMNVAKKDLQKDLEKAIEFDQSTIFRKVYEEEYGQLGGEPYGLLVGDYAFSRSADDINLLKLLSNVAAAAHAPLVSSADPKLFNMNEFTELANPRDLAKIFDGVEYASWRSFRESEDSRYCAITLPHVLGRLPYGAEFKQVEEFNFEEFVDGKDHDKYLWMNSSWAYASRITDAFSKSGWMANIRGVEGGGKVEGLPVHTFPTDDGDVAMKCPTEIAITDRREFELSNLGFLPLLHAKNHDYAVFMGAQSAQKPKTYFEADANANAELSAKINYLLCVSRFGHYLKVMARDKIGSGMERFECERWLNNWIGNYVCDPETAGEEMKARCPLSAASVEVTEIEGRPGWYQAVAHLRPHFQLETLTASMRLVAEVPQKA; this is translated from the coding sequence ATGTCGTCAGAACTACAAGAACAATCGGATGCAGGCGGTGTCGCAGTCGAGGACGCCTCGCTACTAGACCAAATCTTGGTCGAGACCCGTGCTATGGACAGCACAGAACGCGATCTCAATCGCACCTACATCGAAGAATACCTGCGCAAGGTTACCAGCGGACAAGCGGTTTCCAAGGATGTTATTGCGAACATCAACTACTGGATCGCCAGCATCGACCAAAAGCTATCTTCCCAGCTCAATGAAGTAATGCACAGCGAAGCCTTCCAGAAGATCGAAGGCACCTGGCGTGGCTTGCACTATCTGGTGCATCAGTCGGAAACGGGATCTTCCCTCAAGATTCGAGTCATGAACGTCGCCAAGAAGGACCTGCAGAAGGACCTGGAGAAGGCGATTGAGTTCGACCAAAGCACAATCTTCCGTAAGGTCTACGAAGAGGAATACGGCCAACTTGGTGGCGAGCCTTACGGCCTTCTAGTGGGTGACTACGCATTTAGCCGCTCGGCAGATGACATCAACCTGTTGAAGTTGCTGTCGAATGTAGCTGCCGCAGCTCACGCTCCATTGGTATCCAGTGCTGATCCCAAACTGTTCAACATGAACGAGTTTACAGAACTGGCAAACCCTCGCGATTTGGCCAAGATCTTCGATGGCGTTGAATACGCCAGCTGGCGTTCATTCCGAGAATCGGAAGATTCCCGCTATTGCGCAATCACCCTGCCACACGTGCTCGGCCGCCTACCCTACGGAGCAGAATTCAAGCAAGTTGAAGAATTCAACTTCGAAGAATTCGTTGATGGCAAAGACCACGACAAGTACCTCTGGATGAATTCAAGTTGGGCTTACGCTTCGCGAATTACCGATGCATTCTCGAAGAGCGGTTGGATGGCCAACATCCGTGGCGTTGAGGGCGGTGGCAAGGTTGAAGGCCTGCCCGTTCACACGTTCCCAACAGACGATGGCGATGTGGCCATGAAATGTCCAACCGAGATCGCCATCACCGATCGTCGCGAATTCGAACTATCCAACCTCGGCTTCCTGCCACTATTGCATGCCAAGAATCACGACTATGCAGTGTTCATGGGTGCCCAGTCAGCGCAAAAGCCGAAGACCTACTTCGAAGCGGATGCCAATGCCAATGCCGAACTGTCGGCGAAGATCAACTACCTGCTGTGTGTATCTCGCTTCGGCCATTACCTCAAGGTGATGGCTCGCGACAAGATTGGCTCCGGCATGGAACGCTTCGAATGCGAGCGTTGGTTGAATAATTGGATCGGAAACTACGTCTGTGATCCTGAAACAGCTGGTGAAGAAATGAAGGCCCGCTGCCCACTCTCTGCCGCTTCGGTTGAGGTCACAGAGATTGAGGGTCGTCCAGGCTGGTATCAAGCAGTAGCCCATCTGCGACCTCACTTCCAGTTGGAAACGTTGACCGCATCGATGCGTCTGGTCGCTGAAGTCCCACAAAAGGCTTAA
- the tssB gene encoding type VI secretion system contractile sheath small subunit, whose product MSESLQHKLDRVRRPRVQISYDVETGDALEKCELPFVVGVMADLSGNPKEALAPMKERKFVPIDRDNFNEVLSKSDTRVATRVANRLTDDNTELPVELSIKNMEDFEPANIAKQIPALNELLDMRGQLAQLLNKLEGNDKLESLLADVLNNSDVAGVLASEMGVEVSEPEPAPAG is encoded by the coding sequence ATGAGCGAGAGTCTTCAGCACAAACTGGATCGAGTCCGCCGTCCGCGCGTGCAAATCAGCTATGACGTAGAAACCGGTGACGCACTAGAAAAGTGCGAATTGCCTTTCGTCGTAGGTGTCATGGCCGATCTCTCCGGCAATCCCAAAGAAGCCTTGGCGCCAATGAAGGAACGCAAATTCGTTCCCATTGATCGTGACAACTTCAACGAGGTTCTTTCGAAATCGGACACCCGCGTTGCAACGCGTGTCGCCAACCGTCTGACGGACGACAATACAGAATTGCCCGTCGAACTCTCCATCAAAAACATGGAAGACTTCGAACCAGCCAACATTGCTAAGCAGATCCCAGCGTTGAACGAGTTGCTCGACATGCGTGGCCAATTGGCTCAACTGTTGAACAAGCTCGAAGGTAATGACAAGCTTGAATCGCTCTTAGCCGACGTGTTGAACAACAGTGACGTTGCCGGAGTTCTGGCATCGGAAATGGGTGTCGAAGTGAGTGAGCCCGAGCCTGCACCAGCTGGCTAG
- the tssA gene encoding type VI secretion system protein TssA: MTESSQLIRFNIEDLLLPISESSPSGDPHIYSRELREPLLNLRRPEVPSGDADMSFRRTPDWQAIVDTAQTALATRTKDIRLVCHIIEAETRLNGFAGLSTSLEILTELLSECWDRCNPPLEENDVDSRISPMENMLDDSSRGICFPITVRQLPLLGAGDQSICFLDFQSALSSNEAEKQATLEAAATASTYETLKQRSEEIQAALQRLQELKTTLEAKIGEQAPGFTYLRTALEDCNSVVSRYLAKTEPAPVPMEASDSPSVDGLTDSTDLASVNGTSGFGAAIAVAELGTETHTVYRLRTRDDAYRLLSEASTFLQSLEPHSPIPYMVNRAVDLGQLSFPNLVTKLVREESILNELRREFGIPEACLEQNETAN; encoded by the coding sequence ATGACGGAATCCAGCCAGCTCATCCGTTTCAACATCGAAGACCTGCTTCTTCCGATTAGCGAGTCATCACCCAGTGGTGATCCTCACATTTACTCCCGAGAACTTCGCGAACCTCTGCTGAATCTCCGCAGACCGGAAGTGCCTTCGGGCGATGCAGACATGTCCTTCCGACGAACCCCGGATTGGCAAGCCATCGTCGATACGGCCCAAACGGCCCTCGCCACGCGCACCAAAGACATTCGTTTGGTTTGCCATATCATTGAAGCTGAAACTCGACTGAATGGTTTCGCGGGCCTAAGCACATCGCTGGAAATCCTGACCGAACTTTTGAGCGAATGCTGGGATCGGTGCAATCCTCCCCTAGAAGAGAACGATGTCGACAGTCGCATCTCCCCCATGGAGAACATGCTCGATGACTCAAGTCGCGGCATCTGCTTCCCCATTACCGTCCGCCAACTACCACTATTGGGCGCTGGCGATCAATCCATCTGTTTTCTGGACTTCCAGTCCGCGCTGAGTTCGAACGAGGCGGAGAAACAGGCCACTTTGGAAGCTGCAGCTACGGCCTCCACGTACGAGACGCTTAAACAGCGCTCCGAGGAGATCCAAGCGGCGCTTCAGCGATTGCAGGAATTGAAAACCACGCTGGAAGCCAAAATCGGAGAGCAAGCGCCGGGGTTCACCTATCTTCGCACCGCTCTTGAAGATTGTAATTCCGTTGTTTCGCGATACTTAGCAAAAACAGAACCTGCTCCCGTGCCCATGGAGGCAAGTGACTCCCCTTCGGTGGATGGATTGACCGACTCTACGGACTTAGCTTCCGTAAACGGCACATCGGGATTTGGCGCGGCCATAGCAGTGGCAGAGTTAGGTACAGAAACACACACCGTCTATCGGCTACGAACACGTGATGATGCATATCGGCTTCTCTCGGAAGCCTCCACGTTTTTGCAGTCCCTTGAACCACACAGCCCTATTCCTTACATGGTAAATCGGGCAGTGGACCTCGGACAACTTTCGTTTCCCAATCTGGTTACGAAGCTTGTCCGTGAAGAGAGTATTCTGAATGAACTACGTCGTGAATTCGGAATTCCAGAAGCTTGCTTAGAGCAAAATGAAACCGCGAATTGA
- a CDS encoding DotU family type IV/VI secretion system protein, translated as MNDAFSNIVHPVIEYGLSLKSRIDAGAELDLEYQQSRLRDLLLSEDESQLHAEFGSDQQPANLHTATDLSATPGRMTNRFWGVRYGLVCWLDELFTNCPQWEQAWNENKLESQLYGTNDRAWKFWEQARLAQTRAGLSAFECFYLCASLGFRGELRDQPDKLRTWCQQAKLRLGSVSEIQFPYVTEVNHFDNAPPLRGATMFNRMAVSCWIATLVIIPLIAFAFMNRLGD; from the coding sequence ATGAACGATGCGTTTTCTAATATCGTGCATCCGGTAATCGAATACGGCCTAAGTCTTAAGTCCCGAATCGATGCGGGAGCCGAATTGGACTTGGAGTATCAACAATCGCGACTAAGGGACCTGCTCCTGTCCGAAGATGAGTCGCAGTTGCATGCCGAGTTCGGATCCGACCAACAACCGGCAAATCTACATACGGCTACTGATCTCAGTGCGACGCCCGGAAGAATGACCAATCGGTTTTGGGGGGTACGGTACGGACTGGTATGTTGGCTAGACGAGCTGTTTACCAATTGCCCCCAGTGGGAACAAGCTTGGAACGAAAACAAGCTAGAGTCGCAATTATACGGTACCAACGACCGCGCCTGGAAGTTCTGGGAGCAGGCTCGATTGGCGCAGACTCGCGCGGGGCTTAGCGCCTTTGAGTGCTTCTATCTGTGTGCAAGTCTTGGGTTCCGCGGCGAACTGCGGGACCAACCTGACAAGCTGCGGACGTGGTGCCAGCAAGCGAAGTTGCGTTTAGGAAGCGTTTCGGAAATTCAATTTCCGTATGTGACCGAAGTGAATCATTTCGATAATGCGCCACCCTTGCGCGGTGCTACCATGTTCAATCGGATGGCGGTTTCCTGTTGGATCGCGACGCTCGTCATCATACCTCTCATCGCATTTGCATTCATGAATCGACTTGGCGATTGA
- a CDS encoding type VI secretion protein IcmF/TssM N-terminal domain-containing protein, with protein sequence MKWITQAIGSHLKQLGAILALPFLDKKGASLSQRIARWSLHFVCVVGIVLGLAYLNIKLHLDALLLTPIPAMRQYWLPAVFLQVYALSWIAWWMFRLSSSQQPAAAYPAIFRAWNRALASLENAQIDPTNTPLFLVIGKPQGGTANFLNAGQVERAIACTSPDSEMPVQIYAGREAIYVCCEETSLLGRQADLIAQSQQETNIGSLSALRGRTAVRPTEPVCPAEFEATGSEGLSIAAVGADPVESSRTPPALPNGSLPQGAGPSLLEMQQPLPAGSQDRMQALTTLQTHLDLLGDPAPADGPTNATSASPSPTYQPALKQRLRLLQDAQEIQETNAQLKYLCSLIKQARYPYCPINGIVTLIPLAATETSAVANHAGMLIEYDLQAITDSLQIRAPRVAVICDIQNEEGGLDVLDRFPEQQRHRRLGVKFPCVPSCNASDMDRMISDGIKWLCQRMVPPLINRLFQTERSNGTSQDAASSCNRRLYHFMYSIHQRSGNLERLIRRAFLGNQQPGELLRGCYLAATGRDTVSEQGFAAGIVSQLMDMQNDVQWTDEALLHDRDCRRWSILGYVSVSMVACIAILLILL encoded by the coding sequence ATGAAGTGGATCACTCAAGCAATCGGTTCTCATTTGAAGCAACTAGGCGCGATCCTCGCCCTCCCGTTTCTGGATAAGAAGGGGGCAAGTTTAAGCCAGCGCATCGCGCGTTGGAGCCTGCACTTTGTGTGTGTTGTAGGGATTGTGTTGGGGTTAGCCTACCTCAATATCAAGCTGCATCTGGATGCCCTCTTGCTAACGCCAATCCCGGCCATGCGTCAGTATTGGCTACCCGCGGTCTTTTTGCAGGTATATGCGTTAAGCTGGATCGCTTGGTGGATGTTCCGATTGTCCTCGTCGCAGCAACCAGCGGCCGCATATCCAGCTATCTTCCGAGCGTGGAATCGGGCACTGGCGTCCCTAGAGAATGCGCAGATTGATCCCACGAACACGCCTTTGTTCTTAGTAATTGGCAAGCCACAGGGTGGTACGGCAAATTTCCTCAACGCGGGGCAAGTAGAGCGTGCGATTGCCTGCACGTCGCCAGACTCTGAGATGCCGGTGCAAATCTATGCGGGGAGGGAAGCCATCTATGTATGCTGTGAGGAGACTTCCTTGCTGGGGCGGCAAGCAGATCTGATTGCCCAATCGCAGCAGGAAACCAACATCGGTAGTTTGAGTGCCCTGAGGGGCCGGACTGCAGTGCGCCCCACCGAGCCCGTGTGTCCGGCTGAATTTGAGGCAACCGGAAGCGAGGGGCTGAGCATAGCGGCCGTCGGAGCCGATCCCGTGGAATCGTCACGAACACCTCCCGCCTTGCCGAACGGAAGTCTACCGCAGGGGGCAGGACCCTCCCTGCTAGAAATGCAGCAGCCTCTCCCGGCCGGTAGCCAAGATCGGATGCAAGCACTGACAACCCTGCAGACGCATCTCGACTTGCTCGGAGATCCTGCACCAGCAGACGGGCCAACGAACGCCACGTCTGCTAGCCCATCGCCGACCTACCAACCGGCGCTGAAGCAGCGACTGAGATTGTTGCAAGATGCTCAAGAGATTCAAGAGACGAATGCGCAACTCAAATACCTTTGCAGTTTGATCAAGCAGGCTCGCTATCCGTATTGCCCAATTAATGGAATTGTAACGCTCATTCCATTGGCGGCCACGGAGACTTCCGCCGTTGCAAACCACGCTGGGATGCTGATTGAGTACGACTTGCAGGCGATTACCGATTCGCTGCAAATTCGAGCGCCACGCGTGGCGGTCATTTGTGATATCCAAAACGAAGAGGGAGGGCTCGATGTCCTTGACCGCTTTCCAGAACAGCAGAGGCATCGCCGCTTAGGTGTGAAATTTCCTTGCGTACCGAGCTGCAATGCGTCCGACATGGATCGCATGATCTCGGACGGTATCAAGTGGCTTTGCCAGCGAATGGTGCCTCCTTTGATCAACCGACTTTTTCAAACCGAGCGTTCCAACGGGACCTCTCAGGATGCGGCTAGCTCTTGCAATCGTCGCCTCTACCACTTCATGTACAGCATTCATCAGCGAAGCGGCAATCTGGAACGTCTCATTCGACGCGCTTTCTTGGGCAATCAACAGCCCGGAGAGTTGCTCCGCGGATGCTACTTGGCAGCCACTGGACGCGATACGGTCAGCGAGCAAGGCTTTGCGGCTGGTATCGTCAGCCAATTGATGGACATGCAGAATGATGTTCAGTGGACCGATGAGGCGTTGTTGCATGACCGAGATTGCCGCCGTTGGTCGATCCTGGGATATGTGAGCGTATCGATGGTGGCTTGCATCGCAATATTGCTGATCCTCCTGTAG